Proteins encoded in a region of the Benincasa hispida cultivar B227 chromosome 2, ASM972705v1, whole genome shotgun sequence genome:
- the LOC120072175 gene encoding ER membrane protein complex subunit 6, which produces MNFVKDQLKVIAEWPKEKRATEIELCAKVVSQLQDIPELHNRKRVELIQIIFCSVQDTKSFSSIPIALKLDYCNLLLQENIQINTAAEVYAGYSSTTSEKKSSDAADDLPIFNAENLQNNLKIIYYSRTFLSIIGGVIAGILGFTGLNGFIFYFIVMAITSLALATKAGFSFRSYFESWNQILLDGFLSGLMSFVLFWTFAYDIIHIF; this is translated from the exons ATGAACTTTGTAAAGGACCAATTGAAGGTGATTGCAGAATGGCCGAAAGAGAAACGTGCAACAGAGATCGAACTGTGTGCAAAAGTCGTGAGCCAACTCCAAGATATTCCTGAATTGCATAACCGAAAGAGGGTGGAGCTTATACAAATCATATTCTGTAGTGTGCAAGATACAAAAAGCTTCTCATCCATTCCCATAGCCCTAAAGTTAGACTACTGCAATCTCCTCCTACAAGAGAAT ATTCAGATTAATACGGCGGCAGAAGTTTATGCGGGATACTCCTCCACTACTTCTGAGAAGAAATCGTCTGATGCGGCCGACGATTTGCCGATCTTCAATGCTGAAAATTTGCAAAACAACTTGAAGATAATATATTACAG CCGGACGTTTTTGTCTATAATTGGAGGAGTAATTGCTGGAATTTTGGGATTCACAGGCCTGAATggattcatattttatttcatagTCATGGCAATTACTTCGCTTGCACTTGCAACCAAGGCTGGATTTTCCTTTCGTTCATATTTTGAAAGCTGGAACCAGATTCTACTTGATGGCTTTCTGAGTGGGCTTATG TCGTTCGTGCTTTTCTGGAC TTTTGCATACGATATCATTCACATATTTTGA